Proteins encoded together in one Longimicrobiaceae bacterium window:
- a CDS encoding circularly permuted type 2 ATP-grasp protein, whose protein sequence is MRARDAVDAFHSLLTDEVGGETQARMDEEHRRRGMFFGERPLCSVLRPRFLTHGEYATIRRAVETLMGAFGSAYKAAMADAAFRAQFRLLDWEESLLGDDPGFDAPSPTSRLDAFWNPDDGSLRFTEYNAETPAGPAYMDVLSEVFMALPVMGEFLRTHQVTPLPSRQSVLHGLLDAHRQWSGGRELPRIGILDWKEVPTYSEFVFFRDYFRSHGIPCEIADPREVEYRDGKLMAGDFHVTLIYKRVLIDELVDRCGIDSPVVRAVRDGAVCMANPFRCKVLYKKASLAVLGDERNAHLFSADEQRAVQAHIPWTRIVEERRTVKDGAEIDLLPWISANREQLVLKPNDDYGGRGIVLGWLVDQAAWDDAVRGALEVPYVVQERIVLPTEPFASFVDGRVQITDRMVDIAPFLTNGVTMDGGLTRIATDPLLNVTAGGGSSVATMLVDRR, encoded by the coding sequence GTGCGCGCTCGCGACGCGGTAGATGCCTTCCACTCGCTGCTCACCGACGAGGTGGGCGGCGAGACGCAGGCCCGCATGGACGAGGAGCACCGCCGCCGGGGCATGTTCTTCGGCGAGCGGCCGCTGTGCAGCGTGCTGCGGCCGCGCTTCCTGACGCACGGCGAGTACGCCACCATCCGCCGCGCGGTAGAGACGCTGATGGGCGCGTTCGGCAGCGCGTACAAGGCGGCGATGGCGGACGCGGCGTTCCGCGCGCAGTTCCGCCTGCTGGACTGGGAGGAGTCGCTGCTGGGCGACGATCCCGGTTTCGACGCGCCCAGCCCCACGTCGCGCCTGGACGCCTTCTGGAACCCGGACGACGGCTCGCTGCGGTTCACCGAGTACAACGCGGAGACGCCGGCCGGGCCCGCGTACATGGACGTCCTCTCCGAGGTGTTCATGGCGCTGCCGGTGATGGGCGAGTTCCTGCGCACACACCAGGTGACGCCGCTGCCCAGCCGCCAGAGCGTGCTGCACGGGCTGCTGGACGCGCACCGCCAGTGGAGCGGCGGGCGCGAATTGCCGCGCATCGGCATCCTGGACTGGAAAGAGGTGCCCACGTACAGCGAGTTCGTCTTCTTCCGCGACTACTTCCGCTCGCACGGGATTCCCTGCGAGATCGCGGACCCGCGCGAGGTAGAGTACCGCGACGGCAAGCTGATGGCGGGCGACTTCCACGTGACGCTCATCTACAAGCGCGTGCTGATCGACGAGCTGGTGGACCGCTGCGGCATCGACAGCCCGGTGGTCCGCGCGGTCCGCGACGGCGCCGTGTGCATGGCCAACCCGTTCCGCTGCAAGGTGCTGTACAAGAAGGCCAGCCTCGCGGTGCTGGGCGACGAGCGCAACGCCCACCTTTTCTCGGCAGATGAGCAGCGGGCGGTGCAGGCGCACATCCCCTGGACGCGCATCGTCGAGGAGCGGAGAACGGTGAAGGACGGCGCGGAGATCGACCTGCTGCCGTGGATCAGCGCCAACCGCGAGCAGCTCGTGCTGAAGCCGAACGACGACTACGGCGGCCGCGGCATCGTGCTGGGCTGGCTGGTGGACCAGGCCGCCTGGGACGATGCGGTGCGCGGCGCGCTGGAGGTGCCGTACGTGGTGCAGGAGCGCATCGTGCTCCCCACCGAGCCGTTCGCCAGCTTCGTGGACGGCCGCGTGCAGATCACCGACCGCATGGTGGACATCGCCCCGTTCCTCACCAACGGCGTGACCATGGACGGCGGCCTGACCCGCATCGCCACCGACCCGCTCCTCAACGTGACGGCCGGCGGCGGATCGAGCGTCGCCACCATGCTGGTGGACCGGCGATGA